The following are encoded together in the Acidimicrobiales bacterium genome:
- the tilS gene encoding tRNA lysidine(34) synthetase TilS, with protein sequence MAEPSGFSDATVEALLDRCDFPPPGRTVTCAVSGGADSLALLVLAVAAGLDVTAVHVDHGLRFGSAAEAEVVRAAAARFGATFRAVRVDVGDGPNLEARARSERYAVLPADVCTGHTADDQAETILLNLVRGAGSTGLSGMRPGPRRPLLAVRRSETVALCAALGLDPVQDPSNVDPRFRRNRVRHELQPLLDEIAGRDVVPVLCRQADLLRDEADLLAVLATELDVTDARALREAPVALARLAVRAWLRDGPAGEHPPDAATVERVLAVARLDAGAADVGAGWRVTRSGGVLGLDPPAGPAH encoded by the coding sequence GTGGCCGAGCCCTCCGGGTTCTCGGATGCCACGGTCGAAGCGCTCCTCGACCGATGTGACTTCCCGCCGCCGGGGAGGACGGTCACCTGCGCCGTGTCCGGCGGGGCCGACTCGTTGGCGCTGCTGGTGTTGGCGGTGGCGGCGGGTCTCGACGTCACGGCGGTGCACGTCGACCACGGGTTGCGCTTCGGGTCGGCCGCGGAGGCCGAGGTCGTCCGAGCCGCCGCGGCCCGCTTCGGGGCGACCTTTCGTGCCGTGCGCGTCGACGTCGGCGACGGGCCGAACCTCGAGGCCCGTGCGCGCTCGGAGCGGTACGCCGTGCTGCCGGCGGACGTGTGCACCGGCCACACCGCCGACGACCAGGCCGAGACGATCCTGCTCAACCTCGTGCGGGGCGCCGGGTCGACCGGCCTCTCGGGCATGCGCCCCGGACCGCGGCGACCCCTGCTGGCGGTGCGTCGATCGGAGACGGTGGCGTTGTGTGCCGCCCTGGGCCTGGACCCGGTGCAGGACCCGTCCAACGTCGATCCGCGCTTCCGGCGCAACCGGGTGCGCCACGAGCTCCAGCCGCTGCTCGACGAGATCGCCGGCCGCGACGTCGTGCCGGTCCTCTGCCGTCAGGCCGACCTGCTCCGCGACGAGGCCGACCTGCTGGCGGTGCTGGCCACCGAGCTGGACGTCACCGATGCCCGGGCGCTCCGCGAGGCGCCGGTGGCGCTGGCCCGACTGGCCGTGCGGGCGTGGCTGCGGGACGGCCCCGCGGGCGAGCATCCGCCGGATGCCGCCACGGTCGAGCGCGTGCTGGCGGTCGCCCGCCTGGACGCCGGCGCCGCCGACGTCGGCGCCGGCTGGCGGGTCACCCGCTCGGGTGGCGTCCTGGGGCTCGACCCTCCGGCCGGCCCCGCCCACTAG
- the hpt gene encoding hypoxanthine phosphoribosyltransferase — MTSPSAFDDDPNLGRVIVGAEELQERVAALGKEITADFAGRPPLLVCVLKGAFLFMADLARSIDLPVEVDFMAVSSYGSSTRTSGVVRIVKDLDIDLSGRHVLLVEDIVDSGLTLRYLRQNLEARNPASLEVCALLVRESAGEAASDLRYVGFSIPDDFIVGYGLDVAERYRSLPYLCAWAGPT, encoded by the coding sequence GTGACCTCCCCGAGCGCCTTCGACGACGATCCCAACCTCGGTCGGGTCATCGTCGGTGCGGAGGAGCTGCAGGAACGGGTCGCCGCGCTCGGCAAGGAGATCACCGCGGACTTCGCCGGTCGGCCACCGCTGCTGGTCTGCGTCCTGAAGGGTGCGTTCCTGTTCATGGCCGACCTGGCCCGCTCCATCGACCTTCCCGTCGAGGTCGACTTCATGGCGGTGTCGTCCTACGGCAGCTCCACCCGCACGAGCGGCGTGGTCCGCATCGTGAAGGACCTCGACATCGACCTGTCGGGCCGCCACGTGCTGCTCGTCGAGGACATCGTCGACAGCGGGCTGACGCTGCGCTACCTGCGCCAGAACCTCGAGGCCCGCAACCCCGCCAGCCTCGAGGTGTGCGCGCTGTTGGTGCGGGAGAGCGCCGGCGAGGCGGCCAGCGACCTGCGCTACGTCGGCTTCTCGATCCCCGACGACTTCATCGTCGGCTACGGGCTCGACGTCGCCGAGCGGTACCGCAGCCTGCCCTACCTCTG
- a CDS encoding S-layer homology domain-containing protein, whose product MVGYVVRRSMVKVVVVVAVLASSLALLPGSASAEPEAPAANGSVAADDGTVPDEARPVPGDLDDPTDTDGDGLTDSQEASGARNPWPGGFIGMAAPGDPTDPADPDSDDDGLSDGLEIGTDGGNRAGTGTDPNDADTDDDGVDDVTEVAAGTDPRNPDTDLDEVDDGTEAADGTDPAAPDTDFDGATDGAEAEAGTDPRVSSVTGAEASGPFHFTDVPAGAYYEDAAYWATSNRVSVLRRTPQFVPDGVVKRWKLAQILRNYATYLGRDTSAPSHSFSDIAHLSQRGRAGVSWATRNGIIPPTSPGTFTPGRAVGRAQLATALYRFARWAGVDAEATPADDPYTDTTTQSATSRSAIGWLSLTGIVADSGVVTSATKFKPKATVTRAHAVSFLHALDGEIGIPQPTGDGDGDGISNYDEIHGIANAYPEPTDGGDVDPLDPSGQCLSPDPVTDLPPAADGAGAPTDPADPDTDDDGMSDGREMTELQTDPNDADTDNDCLSDGKEINGFPLVLDLDGQGCPGGGGGGCPDITRRTGVSDPLDEDTDDDELPDHEEVLIRTDPELADTDLDGIDDYQEWNRWFTAPTSVDSDRDSRGSEGDQPPTPSLFDGLELRDTGTSPTSADTDGDGTTDFDEFDSPIRSMTVAELPGFGMDLVGGTSVRLVKERSQDQGGAIEVGIANSVSNATSTSQTNSVTQSESNSISVEAGFETTVQIGTEESFASATLSLTLGYAHEWGTERTREFSREESQEISQERSRTESEEWSSSEAAVSGEISQGMRFRNTGKFTYQLADVGYTLYLRNPDTLEEEVVGTMTIPLDGIVLPPGASTAPVQAVAEDVNVDLIEQFLESPSSLRFATGNLEFLDSEGRNFEFIQESTFGQTAQVVLDFGSVAPGDQGRYEDYTVSTNVARDDIDGEYNDISAYPGVHMGSPPEGSPAWMAGVMDQIGYPRCEDDTPAAGCYTTTPDGRLASVDGVANTDTGSSDLCRGQWGIMTTTDEQTEQALTEGFDDVVVRAGDRIRLVRQTDCDEDELVDSVEPVVNAEVGPTDTDEDGISDFDEARGWIVGLADAANGGQPCAADPSPGTPLWDADSISCPWSAPNPKIADTDGDGVGDQEELVGAGRDVAGTPIDARANPLERDSDGDFYSDCLAVGDAACAGQPPDPAPLNSSIRRVDPTPCATPGCWANPLPDLASALDITGVNQNADPRDDVRSIWVAGGTYTAPTTGFALPGQAGVIGGFRGDEQFLDQRTLRFTGPTATRLVGQAVGQTGPVVSVDQDFSALDGVVVQGGTAGGIQGTGEGALLRDLQVVNNSRPAWTSGTPTGAGITWTGGDGLVVRRATVASNSGPIGGVHLADVDDAHIDDSVIRNNLSNRTLLSRNCTTAPAFDCAGGGGVGLEDSEVAIDDSAVEDNTALVGGGIDASGTGTTLRLRNTSVTGNTAQGDSMVVGRGGGVHAHGSAAVLLAGCLLSDNITRVGPRLPANPSTDGFGGGLFAHDDANVRMINCTVTGNNGAGVIIAGDETSNYRTGTGYDAASTGFVNGASAHFQSSIFVGNTMAWQPTNVERNGNGLGSQVRPSSFSALEQVARGVLGFSDQWNSGNIAAGPYNFCLGGIDVALPDFGGGNCGYFWFAGIAASSSTELRTGGAPTNFLATITEDSMVGSGSTHGTYGEFCGGLEYFGRSEAPTVANNRGQVTCDNGAQNNRFVGLRGRGFQGTAIRALTPPTNLQDLLSAPDYTLVPGSNAVDRGNQNVDWDPFTPGIQDPPATDLAGNPRIVGTRIDLGAFEVQ is encoded by the coding sequence CGTCCGGTGCCCGCAACCCGTGGCCTGGGGGCTTCATCGGCATGGCCGCCCCCGGCGACCCGACCGATCCGGCCGATCCCGACAGCGACGACGACGGCCTGAGCGACGGCCTCGAGATCGGCACCGACGGCGGCAACCGGGCCGGCACCGGCACCGACCCCAACGACGCCGACACCGACGACGACGGCGTCGACGACGTGACGGAGGTCGCCGCCGGGACCGACCCCCGCAACCCCGACACCGACCTCGACGAGGTCGACGACGGCACCGAGGCCGCCGACGGCACGGACCCCGCTGCACCGGACACCGACTTCGACGGGGCCACCGACGGGGCCGAGGCCGAGGCGGGGACCGACCCACGGGTGTCGAGCGTCACGGGCGCCGAGGCGTCCGGCCCGTTCCACTTCACCGACGTCCCCGCCGGCGCCTACTACGAGGACGCGGCGTACTGGGCCACCAGCAACCGCGTGAGCGTGCTCCGGCGCACCCCCCAGTTCGTCCCCGATGGCGTGGTCAAGCGGTGGAAGCTGGCTCAGATCCTCCGCAACTACGCCACGTACCTCGGCCGGGACACCAGCGCGCCATCGCACTCCTTCAGCGACATCGCCCACCTGAGCCAGCGTGGGCGCGCGGGCGTGTCCTGGGCGACCCGCAACGGGATCATCCCGCCGACCAGCCCCGGCACGTTCACCCCGGGCCGGGCGGTGGGCCGCGCCCAGCTCGCCACCGCGCTGTACCGCTTCGCCCGCTGGGCGGGGGTGGACGCCGAGGCGACCCCGGCCGACGACCCCTACACCGACACCACGACGCAGTCGGCGACCAGTCGCAGCGCCATCGGCTGGCTGAGCCTGACGGGCATCGTGGCCGACTCCGGCGTCGTCACGAGCGCCACGAAGTTCAAGCCCAAGGCAACCGTGACCCGGGCCCATGCGGTCAGCTTCCTGCATGCGCTCGACGGCGAGATCGGCATCCCCCAGCCGACCGGCGACGGCGACGGGGACGGCATCTCGAACTACGACGAGATCCACGGGATCGCCAACGCCTACCCCGAGCCGACCGACGGCGGTGACGTCGACCCACTCGACCCCTCCGGCCAGTGCCTGTCCCCCGACCCGGTGACCGACCTGCCGCCGGCGGCCGACGGCGCCGGCGCACCCACCGATCCCGCCGATCCCGACACCGACGACGACGGCATGAGCGACGGCCGCGAGATGACCGAGCTCCAGACCGACCCCAACGACGCGGACACCGACAACGACTGCCTCTCCGACGGCAAGGAGATCAACGGCTTCCCGCTGGTCCTCGACCTCGACGGGCAGGGCTGCCCCGGCGGCGGCGGCGGTGGCTGCCCGGACATCACCCGTCGCACCGGCGTCAGCGACCCGCTCGACGAGGACACCGACGACGACGAGCTGCCGGACCACGAGGAGGTCCTGATCCGGACCGACCCCGAGCTGGCCGACACGGACCTCGACGGCATCGACGACTACCAGGAGTGGAACCGGTGGTTCACGGCGCCCACGTCGGTCGACTCGGACCGCGACTCGCGCGGGAGCGAGGGCGACCAGCCCCCGACCCCGTCGCTGTTCGACGGCCTCGAGCTGCGCGACACCGGCACGTCACCGACCAGCGCCGACACCGACGGTGACGGCACCACCGACTTCGACGAGTTCGACTCGCCCATCCGCAGCATGACGGTGGCCGAGCTGCCCGGCTTCGGCATGGACCTGGTCGGCGGCACCTCGGTCCGACTGGTGAAGGAGCGCTCGCAGGACCAGGGCGGCGCCATCGAGGTCGGCATCGCCAACTCGGTCAGCAACGCGACCTCGACCTCCCAGACCAACTCGGTCACCCAGAGCGAGTCGAACTCGATCTCGGTCGAAGCCGGCTTCGAGACCACCGTGCAGATCGGCACCGAGGAGTCCTTCGCGTCGGCCACCCTCTCGTTGACCCTCGGCTACGCGCACGAGTGGGGCACCGAGCGGACGCGCGAGTTCTCGCGGGAGGAGTCCCAGGAGATCAGCCAGGAGCGGTCGCGCACCGAGTCCGAGGAGTGGAGCAGCTCCGAGGCCGCGGTGAGCGGCGAGATCTCCCAGGGCATGCGCTTCCGCAACACGGGCAAGTTCACCTACCAGCTCGCCGACGTGGGCTACACGCTGTATCTGCGCAACCCCGACACGCTCGAAGAGGAGGTCGTCGGCACCATGACGATCCCGCTCGACGGGATCGTGCTGCCCCCGGGCGCCAGCACGGCACCGGTCCAGGCGGTGGCGGAGGACGTCAACGTCGACCTGATCGAGCAGTTCCTCGAGTCGCCCTCGTCCCTGCGCTTCGCCACCGGCAACCTCGAGTTCCTCGACAGCGAGGGTCGCAACTTCGAGTTCATCCAGGAATCGACCTTCGGGCAGACCGCCCAGGTCGTGCTCGACTTCGGCAGCGTCGCTCCCGGCGATCAGGGCCGCTACGAGGACTACACCGTCTCGACGAACGTGGCCCGCGACGACATCGACGGCGAGTACAACGACATCAGCGCGTACCCCGGGGTCCACATGGGCTCACCGCCCGAGGGCTCGCCGGCCTGGATGGCCGGGGTCATGGACCAGATCGGGTACCCGCGCTGCGAGGACGACACCCCCGCTGCCGGCTGCTACACCACCACCCCGGACGGCCGGCTGGCGTCGGTCGACGGCGTGGCCAACACCGACACGGGGAGCAGCGACCTCTGCCGGGGTCAGTGGGGCATCATGACCACGACCGACGAGCAGACCGAGCAGGCCCTCACGGAGGGCTTCGACGACGTCGTCGTCCGGGCCGGCGACCGGATCCGCCTCGTGCGCCAGACCGACTGCGACGAGGACGAGCTCGTCGACAGCGTCGAGCCGGTGGTCAACGCCGAAGTGGGCCCGACCGACACCGACGAGGACGGCATCTCCGACTTCGACGAGGCCCGCGGCTGGATCGTCGGCCTCGCCGACGCCGCGAACGGCGGGCAGCCGTGCGCGGCGGACCCCTCGCCCGGCACCCCACTCTGGGATGCCGACTCGATCTCGTGCCCGTGGTCGGCACCCAACCCGAAGATCGCCGACACCGACGGCGACGGGGTCGGCGACCAGGAGGAGCTCGTCGGCGCCGGCCGCGACGTCGCCGGGACCCCCATCGACGCGCGGGCGAACCCCCTCGAGCGGGACTCGGACGGCGACTTCTACTCCGACTGCCTCGCCGTGGGCGATGCCGCCTGCGCGGGCCAGCCACCGGACCCTGCGCCCCTGAACAGCTCGATCCGGCGGGTCGACCCGACGCCGTGCGCCACTCCGGGCTGCTGGGCCAACCCGCTGCCCGACCTGGCGAGCGCCCTGGACATCACCGGCGTGAACCAGAACGCCGACCCCCGCGACGACGTGCGGTCGATCTGGGTGGCCGGCGGCACCTACACCGCGCCGACCACGGGCTTCGCCCTGCCGGGTCAGGCGGGCGTGATCGGTGGCTTCCGGGGCGACGAGCAGTTCCTCGACCAGCGCACCCTTCGCTTCACCGGGCCGACCGCCACCAGGCTCGTCGGCCAGGCCGTCGGCCAGACCGGCCCGGTCGTGTCGGTGGACCAGGACTTCTCGGCCCTCGACGGGGTCGTGGTGCAGGGCGGGACCGCCGGCGGGATCCAGGGCACCGGCGAAGGGGCACTGCTCCGTGATCTCCAGGTCGTGAACAACTCCCGCCCGGCGTGGACGTCGGGGACGCCCACGGGTGCGGGCATCACCTGGACCGGTGGTGACGGCCTCGTGGTCCGTCGGGCGACCGTGGCCTCGAACTCCGGGCCGATCGGTGGCGTCCACCTCGCCGACGTGGACGACGCGCACATCGACGACAGCGTCATCCGCAACAACCTCTCCAACCGCACGCTGCTGAGCCGGAACTGCACCACGGCCCCCGCCTTCGACTGCGCCGGCGGGGGTGGCGTCGGCCTCGAGGACTCCGAGGTCGCCATCGACGACAGCGCGGTGGAGGACAACACGGCGCTCGTGGGTGGTGGCATCGACGCCAGCGGCACCGGCACGACGCTGCGCCTGCGCAACACCTCGGTCACCGGCAACACCGCGCAGGGCGACTCGATGGTCGTCGGGCGTGGGGGCGGCGTCCACGCCCACGGATCGGCGGCGGTCCTGCTCGCCGGGTGCCTGCTGAGCGACAACATCACCCGGGTCGGCCCCCGGCTGCCGGCGAACCCCAGCACCGACGGCTTCGGCGGGGGGCTCTTCGCCCACGACGACGCCAACGTGCGGATGATCAACTGCACGGTGACGGGCAACAACGGTGCCGGCGTCATCATCGCCGGCGACGAGACCAGCAACTACCGGACCGGAACGGGCTACGACGCCGCCTCGACCGGATTCGTCAACGGGGCGTCGGCCCACTTCCAGAGCAGCATCTTCGTGGGCAACACGATGGCGTGGCAGCCGACCAACGTGGAGCGCAACGGCAACGGGCTCGGTAGCCAGGTCCGCCCGTCCTCGTTCAGCGCCCTCGAGCAGGTCGCTCGGGGCGTGCTCGGCTTCAGCGACCAGTGGAACAGCGGCAACATCGCCGCCGGCCCGTACAACTTCTGCTTGGGCGGCATCGACGTCGCCCTCCCGGACTTCGGCGGAGGCAACTGCGGGTACTTCTGGTTCGCGGGCATCGCTGCGTCCAGCTCCACCGAGCTGCGCACCGGCGGCGCTCCGACCAACTTCCTCGCCACCATCACCGAGGACTCCATGGTCGGCTCGGGGTCGACCCACGGCACCTACGGGGAGTTCTGCGGCGGTCTCGAGTACTTCGGCCGCAGCGAGGCCCCGACCGTGGCGAACAACCGCGGGCAGGTGACGTGTGACAACGGGGCGCAGAACAACCGCTTCGTCGGCCTCCGGGGTCGTGGCTTCCAGGGGACGGCGATCCGGGCCTTGACGCCGCCGACCAACCTCCAGGACCTCCTGTCCGCTCCCGACTACACGCTCGTGCCGGGGAGCAACGCCGTCGACCGTGGCAACCAGAACGTCGACTGGGACCCGTTCACCCCGGGTATCCAGGACCCGCCCGCAACCGACCTCGCGGGCAACCCCCGCATCGTGGGCACGCGCATCGACCTGGGGGCCTTCGAGGTGCAGTAG
- a CDS encoding sigma-70 family RNA polymerase sigma factor: MADQADFAEQAMPLMASLYSGALRMTRNPADAEDLVQETYLKAYRAFGSFQEGTNLKAWLYRILTNTFINTYRAKKRRPDESDLEEVEDLYLYRRLGGLEAAANGRSAEDELLDHVTDTEVKEALESLPEQFRVAVLLADVEGFSYKEIAEILDIPIGTVMSRLHRGRKGLQKRLYEYAVERGLVSLEEHAVAESPEVVEHAG, from the coding sequence ATGGCCGACCAGGCGGACTTCGCGGAGCAGGCGATGCCCCTCATGGCGTCGCTCTACTCGGGCGCGCTCCGCATGACGCGCAACCCTGCCGACGCGGAGGACCTCGTCCAAGAGACCTACCTGAAGGCCTACCGGGCCTTCGGCAGCTTCCAGGAGGGCACCAACCTCAAGGCCTGGCTCTACCGCATCCTCACCAACACCTTCATCAACACCTACCGGGCGAAGAAGCGTCGCCCGGACGAGTCCGACCTCGAGGAGGTGGAGGACCTCTACCTCTACCGCCGCCTCGGCGGGCTCGAGGCGGCGGCGAACGGCCGCAGCGCCGAGGACGAGCTGCTCGACCACGTCACCGACACCGAGGTGAAAGAGGCGCTCGAGTCGTTGCCCGAGCAGTTCCGGGTGGCGGTGCTCCTCGCCGATGTCGAGGGCTTCTCCTACAAGGAGATCGCCGAGATCCTCGACATCCCCATCGGGACCGTGATGAGCCGGCTGCACCGGGGAAGAAAGGGCCTCCAGAAGCGGTTGTACGAGTACGCCGTCGAACGGGGGCTCGTGTCTCTCGAAGAACACGCCGTCGCGGAGTCCCCCGAAGTCGTGGAGCACGCCGGATGA
- a CDS encoding undecaprenyl-diphosphate phosphatase — translation MHRSIRARVTSLARHRPSRRLALVAMVLGAVAAATHPAGAASVAGAAASGTEDLLSWWEAAILGVVEGITEYLPVSSTGHLLITARLLGLPDEKGSAGLEAVNTYVIAIQFGAILAVAGLFWRRFVAMLAGLVGRNPDGRRLLVNLVIAFVPAAALGFLFDDTIEDALFGPWPIVLAWIGGGILILVLERTGRIPDRGVPGAEPGDEEGGDALAAITNRQALIIGLAQCAALLPGTSRSLATILGALLVGVALRAAVEFSFLLGFATLSAATAYKLASDGGTLVDQFGLVDPLIGALFAFVSAVLAIKWLITYLERHDLSIFAWYRFVVAGLAIALLAGGVL, via the coding sequence GTGCACCGATCCATCCGGGCCCGGGTGACCTCCCTCGCCCGCCACCGCCCCAGCCGCCGTCTCGCCCTCGTGGCGATGGTGCTGGGCGCAGTGGCGGCCGCCACCCACCCTGCGGGTGCCGCCTCGGTGGCCGGTGCGGCAGCCTCCGGCACCGAGGACCTGCTGTCGTGGTGGGAGGCGGCCATCCTCGGCGTGGTCGAGGGGATCACCGAGTACCTGCCCGTCTCGTCCACCGGCCACCTGCTGATCACCGCCCGCCTGCTCGGCCTCCCGGACGAGAAGGGCAGCGCCGGCCTCGAGGCCGTCAACACCTACGTCATCGCCATCCAGTTCGGGGCCATCCTCGCCGTCGCCGGCCTCTTCTGGCGGCGCTTCGTGGCCATGCTCGCCGGCCTCGTCGGGCGCAACCCCGACGGGCGGCGCCTGCTCGTCAACCTCGTCATCGCCTTCGTGCCCGCCGCCGCGTTGGGCTTCCTGTTCGACGACACCATCGAGGACGCCCTGTTCGGCCCGTGGCCCATCGTCCTGGCCTGGATCGGGGGCGGCATCTTGATCCTCGTGCTCGAGCGCACCGGGCGCATCCCCGACCGCGGCGTGCCGGGAGCGGAGCCCGGCGACGAGGAGGGCGGGGACGCCCTCGCCGCCATCACCAACCGCCAGGCCCTCATCATCGGACTCGCGCAGTGCGCTGCGCTGCTCCCGGGGACCAGCCGCTCCCTCGCCACCATCCTCGGGGCGCTCCTGGTGGGCGTGGCCCTCCGCGCCGCCGTCGAGTTCAGCTTCCTCCTCGGGTTCGCCACCCTGTCCGCGGCGACCGCCTACAAGCTGGCGTCGGACGGCGGCACCCTCGTCGACCAGTTCGGCCTCGTGGACCCGCTCATCGGCGCGCTGTTCGCCTTCGTGTCCGCGGTGCTGGCCATCAAGTGGCTCATCACCTACCTCGAGCGCCACGACCTCTCGATCTTCGCGTGGTACCGCTTCGTGGTCGCCGGCCTCGCCATCGCCCTGCTGGCCGGCGGGGTGCTCTGA
- a CDS encoding zinc-dependent metalloprotease, with translation MSSPVDWGLAEKVAVRVAGTDPFARSYHYDSLTPDFAELTAQAEALVGDATGLRSLAGPARARVTDRPDWVRANIASFQRLLRPLTDRFGDRMASGPFAPVARGIAGAEVGLMLGWMSTRVLGQYDMLVVEEERPEDQDVVYYVGPNVLALEKHFAFPPREFRLWLALHEVTHRAQFTGIPWLREHFLSLVDETLDAVDPDPKRFLDAIGRVAEGVRTGRNPLDDGGMAALLASDEQRAVLDRISGMMSLLEGHGDVTMDRAGADRIPSAERFSRVLRLRRQQTNTLVRLLQKLVGLEAKLNQYEQGERFIAAVEAVGGPSLLDEAWTGPEALPSMAEIREPALWIERVRAASSLAG, from the coding sequence GTGAGCAGCCCGGTCGACTGGGGCCTCGCCGAGAAGGTGGCCGTGCGCGTCGCCGGCACCGATCCCTTCGCCCGCTCCTACCACTACGACTCGCTGACGCCCGACTTCGCCGAGCTCACCGCGCAGGCGGAGGCGCTGGTGGGGGACGCCACCGGTCTGCGCTCGCTCGCCGGGCCCGCCCGCGCCCGGGTCACCGATCGACCCGACTGGGTCCGGGCGAACATCGCCTCGTTCCAGCGCCTGTTGCGCCCCCTGACCGATCGGTTCGGCGATCGCATGGCGTCGGGGCCGTTCGCTCCCGTTGCCCGTGGCATCGCCGGCGCCGAGGTGGGCCTGATGCTCGGGTGGATGTCCACCCGGGTGCTCGGCCAGTACGACATGTTGGTCGTCGAGGAAGAGCGCCCGGAGGATCAGGACGTCGTCTACTACGTGGGCCCCAACGTCCTGGCCCTCGAGAAGCACTTCGCCTTCCCGCCCCGCGAGTTCCGCCTCTGGCTGGCCCTCCACGAGGTGACCCACCGCGCCCAGTTCACGGGCATCCCCTGGCTGCGGGAGCACTTCCTCTCCTTGGTGGACGAGACCCTCGACGCCGTGGACCCCGACCCCAAGCGGTTCCTCGACGCGATCGGCCGGGTGGCCGAAGGCGTCCGCACCGGGCGCAACCCCCTCGACGACGGAGGGATGGCCGCCCTGCTCGCCAGCGACGAGCAGCGGGCCGTGCTCGACCGCATCTCGGGGATGATGAGCCTGCTCGAGGGCCACGGCGACGTCACCATGGACCGTGCCGGCGCCGACCGGATCCCGAGCGCGGAGCGCTTCAGTCGCGTGCTGCGCCTGCGCCGCCAGCAGACCAACACCCTGGTCCGCCTGCTGCAGAAGCTGGTCGGCCTCGAGGCCAAGCTGAACCAGTACGAGCAGGGCGAGAGGTTCATCGCCGCGGTCGAGGCCGTCGGCGGCCCGAGCCTCCTCGACGAGGCGTGGACCGGCCCCGAGGCCCTGCCCTCCATGGCCGAGATCCGTGAGCCCGCCCTCTGGATCGAGCGGGTGCGCGCCGCCTCCTCCCTCGCCGGCTGA
- the rsrA gene encoding mycothiol system anti-sigma-R factor: MNDKPMKPQCEETFAEIWSYLDGELTDHKRAKIKAHLDECPPCVGAEHFEAELRIVISQRCRDEVPESLKMRIAEALRLASDA, from the coding sequence ATGAACGACAAGCCGATGAAGCCACAGTGCGAAGAGACCTTCGCCGAGATCTGGTCCTACCTCGACGGTGAGCTCACCGACCACAAGCGGGCAAAGATCAAGGCCCATCTCGACGAGTGCCCTCCCTGTGTGGGCGCCGAGCACTTCGAGGCCGAGCTCCGCATCGTCATCTCGCAGCGGTGCCGTGACGAGGTGCCGGAGTCGCTGAAGATGCGCATCGCCGAGGCCCTCCGTCTGGCCAGCGACGCCTGA